Proteins from a single region of Bacillus sp. BGMRC 2118:
- a CDS encoding response regulator transcription factor — translation MTKLLIADRDRNERTGINWLVNSYTIPFEKVLLSGSVNEVIQLIESEIPGVLCLELDMIPLEKMPLLKELKNRYNIQVIAVTTEATYERALQGIQLGVIDLWVKPLSPDVIKRVLSKSCLIAGKRETTIPPKKEISKLSYHSIFHYQESTIGDHQLMLIKLEEEFKQHSLLSFIHNYPFTNPPVVLPLSDMIVCIFSNLGNHNKQILPNIGNQLLREWEESYSEPLTIIIYDPDETGLSLHEKYIHAKELLDFRFYKGSRKVFNMTEKIDWVRRDPFLTPVEQRLWVEMLSQGKKEQVKNWMYNEFLHQTEPYPDPGLQRIRLTSILAQVSRHMKSQGITGETIQNHYLHIFNVILYHPILYRIVQEFLLFIYEVLDLAVSQSQMLRKDLVEQAIGFMEDNYSHPDLSLEDVASFVDRSPAYLSSLFTKNQGTSFKEKLTELRIRAAERLLLETNLPIQEIARKSGFEHANYFSKIFKERVGITPRMYKNRKKSLKV, via the coding sequence ATGACAAAACTATTAATTGCAGACAGAGACCGTAATGAACGAACAGGGATTAACTGGCTCGTAAATTCATATACCATCCCATTTGAGAAAGTACTTTTATCAGGTTCTGTAAATGAAGTGATTCAGTTAATAGAGTCAGAGATACCAGGTGTGCTATGTCTTGAATTAGATATGATTCCACTAGAAAAAATGCCATTACTAAAAGAATTGAAGAACAGATATAACATACAAGTTATTGCTGTAACAACTGAAGCTACGTATGAACGGGCACTTCAAGGCATTCAGCTTGGGGTAATAGACTTATGGGTCAAGCCGCTGTCACCAGATGTCATTAAGCGAGTCTTATCAAAAAGTTGCCTAATTGCTGGGAAGCGGGAAACCACCATCCCACCTAAAAAGGAAATATCTAAGCTATCTTATCATTCCATTTTTCATTACCAAGAAAGTACCATCGGAGATCATCAATTGATGCTTATTAAGCTAGAAGAAGAATTCAAGCAGCATAGTCTTCTATCATTTATTCATAATTATCCCTTTACGAATCCACCTGTTGTTTTACCACTTAGTGATATGATTGTCTGTATTTTCTCTAATTTAGGGAATCACAATAAGCAGATACTCCCGAATATTGGGAATCAACTACTTCGGGAATGGGAGGAGTCTTACTCAGAACCTCTAACCATTATTATTTATGATCCCGATGAGACAGGGCTATCGTTGCATGAGAAATATATACATGCTAAGGAATTACTAGATTTTCGATTTTATAAAGGATCGCGAAAGGTATTTAACATGACTGAAAAAATTGACTGGGTACGGCGAGATCCATTCTTAACACCTGTCGAACAAAGATTGTGGGTTGAAATGCTAAGTCAGGGAAAAAAAGAGCAGGTAAAAAACTGGATGTATAATGAATTTTTACATCAAACGGAACCTTACCCGGACCCAGGCTTACAACGAATCCGGCTAACAAGTATTTTAGCTCAAGTAAGCAGGCATATGAAATCACAAGGTATTACTGGAGAAACTATCCAAAATCATTATTTACACATTTTTAATGTCATCTTATATCATCCTATTTTGTATCGCATTGTTCAGGAATTCTTACTCTTTATTTATGAAGTACTAGACTTAGCTGTGAGTCAAAGCCAAATGTTGCGCAAGGATTTAGTCGAACAGGCTATTGGATTTATGGAGGATAACTATAGTCATCCAGATCTATCTCTAGAGGATGTCGCAAGTTTTGTTGATCGAAGTCCTGCATACTTAAGTTCACTTTTCACTAAAAATCAAGGCACTTCCTTCAAAGAAAAACTAACTGAACTCCGAATTCGTGCCGCAGAAAGGCTGCTCTTAGAAACAAATTTGCCAATTCAAGAGATTGCTAGAAAAAGCGGGTTTGAGCATGCAAATTATTTTAGCAAGATATTTAAAGAGCGTGTTGGAATAACGCCAAGGATGTACAAAAATCGAAAGAAATCACTAAAAGTGTAA
- a CDS encoding LysR family transcriptional regulator, with amino-acid sequence MIDLSISKINTFYNWYKYLLIHEVNILTLLQYEVFLAVSKEKSFTKAGEVLGYTQSAVSQMISNLEDELNVKLLNRNRNGVSLTSIGERMLKHIKEIVTLKNTMLQEASSYNGLSLGTIRIGVTPSVSTKVLPALVGSFRKEYPQVDLIIFESTYHDINRLIDNNEIDLGFTILDKENPYSQIPVLLDQLKVILPPSHHHKNETSLTVEQIHESCFIMPKGDSDTLVKQVFNRSRLIPNVRYEIQDTSTILSMVREGIALTILPEMALPSNLDDIISIPLFPVETRSIGFLVKDIQSISPGAAEFIVYSKPFYLNLVVIERGGSYMLPPLLSLVT; translated from the coding sequence ATGATTGATTTATCTATTAGTAAAATTAATACATTTTATAATTGGTATAAGTATTTACTAATACACGAGGTGAACATATTGACATTATTACAATACGAGGTTTTCTTAGCAGTTTCAAAAGAGAAGAGTTTCACAAAGGCTGGCGAGGTACTTGGGTATACACAGTCAGCTGTCTCACAAATGATTAGTAATCTTGAAGATGAATTAAACGTGAAGCTTTTAAATCGAAATAGAAATGGTGTTTCCTTAACTAGTATTGGGGAAAGGATGTTAAAGCACATAAAGGAAATAGTCACACTTAAAAATACAATGCTTCAGGAGGCTTCTTCTTATAATGGTCTTTCTTTAGGTACAATAAGAATAGGTGTTACTCCTAGTGTTTCAACAAAGGTTTTGCCTGCCCTTGTCGGATCATTTCGAAAAGAGTATCCACAAGTAGATCTAATTATTTTTGAAAGTACTTACCATGATATAAATCGATTAATTGATAACAATGAAATAGATTTGGGATTTACAATACTTGATAAGGAGAATCCCTATAGCCAGATACCAGTCTTACTAGATCAACTCAAGGTCATTTTACCTCCTTCTCATCATCATAAGAATGAGACTTCTCTAACTGTTGAGCAAATTCATGAAAGTTGCTTTATTATGCCCAAAGGTGATAGTGATACTCTAGTTAAACAAGTATTTAATCGTAGTAGGTTAATACCAAATGTAAGATATGAAATACAAGATACATCCACTATTTTATCTATGGTTCGCGAAGGCATTGCATTAACGATACTTCCTGAAATGGCACTACCGAGCAATTTGGATGATATTATTTCCATTCCTTTATTCCCAGTGGAAACTAGGAGCATTGGTTTTCTAGTAAAAGATATACAATCCATTTCACCTGGTGCTGCAGAATTTATTGTCTACTCTAAACCTTTTTATCTAAATTTAGTTGTTATTGAAAGAGGGGGAAGCTATATGCTTCCCCCTCTTTTGAGTTTAGTAACCTGA
- a CDS encoding TIGR03943 family protein, with amino-acid sequence MKKGVIYGIGAVLVVIVVAIIMIVINSNNKNEKSLKKSEDYLENPELYMDELKEKYEEEDHDSEGEHDHEHSHDAPTEEQLKFYEQEKQKYLKEERLVLTDENYIVLMNLIDRYPAEFEGKKIELNGFIYREPTFMEGQFVIGRQEDPCCTEEPDAIYGILSTVLNANNFQDGQWVKATGELTKSTYQMSEIPFLLVEGIEKIEAPSEPYVKFE; translated from the coding sequence ATGAAGAAAGGCGTTATTTATGGTATAGGTGCTGTGCTAGTAGTGATTGTAGTAGCAATTATTATGATAGTTATAAATTCAAATAACAAAAATGAAAAATCGTTAAAAAAATCAGAGGACTACTTAGAAAATCCAGAGTTATACATGGATGAATTAAAAGAAAAGTACGAAGAAGAGGATCATGATTCGGAAGGCGAACATGATCATGAACATAGTCATGACGCTCCTACTGAAGAACAACTCAAATTTTATGAACAAGAAAAGCAAAAGTACTTAAAAGAAGAAAGACTCGTATTAACAGATGAAAATTACATTGTGTTAATGAACTTGATTGATAGGTATCCGGCAGAATTTGAAGGGAAAAAAATAGAGTTAAATGGATTCATCTATCGTGAGCCCACATTCATGGAAGGGCAATTTGTGATTGGAAGACAAGAGGACCCATGCTGCACGGAAGAACCTGATGCAATATACGGGATACTGTCAACAGTTCTAAATGCAAACAACTTTCAAGATGGTCAGTGGGTAAAAGCTACAGGAGAATTAACAAAGTCCACCTACCAAATGAGCGAAATCCCCTTCCTGCTAGTCGAGGGTATAGAGAAAATCGAGGCACCTTCTGAGCCATATGTAAAGTTTGAGTAA
- a CDS encoding SagB/ThcOx family dehydrogenase: MRDNWEQICEEFIEATSYGYGELEKGWHLKANHLSKPPTYLKYPNAKKVIKLEKPNFNEVPSLWSVLQNRRSKRNFINKPMTLNQLNLLLWGTQGITADLGDYQVRTSPSAGALFPIETFMFVHNVEGLEKGLYHLNVQDWTLEGMKVGDYSNFVFEVTEEQEMTKKAAVNFVWTAIVNRTLYKYKERTYRYIWWDVGHISQNLHIVSSALGIGSCTMGHWYDKEMNEFLGIDGKSHLSVLMASVGNVEGTDWLHDRRPPKLG; encoded by the coding sequence ATGCGAGATAATTGGGAACAAATTTGTGAAGAATTTATTGAGGCAACTTCATATGGATATGGGGAATTAGAAAAGGGGTGGCATCTTAAGGCAAATCATTTAAGTAAACCTCCGACCTATCTAAAATATCCTAATGCGAAGAAAGTAATTAAGCTAGAAAAACCTAACTTCAATGAAGTGCCATCATTATGGAGTGTATTACAGAATAGAAGGTCTAAGAGAAATTTTATTAATAAACCAATGACGTTAAATCAATTAAATTTACTTCTTTGGGGAACACAGGGAATTACTGCGGACCTTGGTGATTATCAAGTAAGAACATCCCCTTCGGCAGGTGCATTATTTCCCATTGAGACGTTTATGTTTGTACATAATGTAGAAGGGTTAGAAAAAGGATTATATCATTTGAATGTTCAAGATTGGACTTTAGAAGGGATGAAGGTGGGTGACTATTCCAATTTTGTTTTTGAAGTTACAGAAGAACAAGAAATGACAAAAAAAGCAGCTGTTAACTTCGTCTGGACAGCAATTGTTAATCGTACCCTTTATAAATACAAAGAAAGAACCTATCGTTACATTTGGTGGGATGTCGGGCATATTTCTCAAAATTTACATATTGTCTCTAGCGCATTAGGAATTGGTTCATGTACAATGGGGCACTGGTATGATAAAGAGATGAATGAATTCTTAGGAATTGATGGGAAGAGTCATTTGTCTGTATTAATGGCATCGGTGGGAAATGTAGAAGGAACAGATTGGCTTCATGACAGAAGACCACCAAAATTGGGATAG